A window from Salvia miltiorrhiza cultivar Shanhuang (shh) chromosome 2, IMPLAD_Smil_shh, whole genome shotgun sequence encodes these proteins:
- the LOC131011999 gene encoding WAT1-related protein At1g21890-like, giving the protein MVNMSESFNKMKPYLAMIGLQFGYAGMYIISLVSLKRGFSHWILVVYRHVVASLVFCPFAYFLEKKIRPRMTKSIFLKIMLLAFLEPVLDQNLYYLGMQYTSATFASATVNVLPAITFIMAVAFRLERVNLKKVQSLAKVIGTLITVMGAMVMTLYKGPIVDILWYSHGGGQQKAAAGSEQHWVSGTIMLLSCIVGWSAFFIVQKKTLEEYPAELSLASLVCVMGVVEGGIAAVIMERRKSAWAIGFDSRLLAAAYSGIVCSGIAYYMQSVVNKARGPVFVTAFSPLSMIITAVLGAVVLAEQLHLGSLIGAGIIVVGLYSVVWGKSRERSSADLDNKLTKASSSHEELPVSVSDNVHHQTNPNMLSPPSV; this is encoded by the exons ATGGTGAATATGAGTGAATCTTTTAACAAAATGAAGCCATATTTGGCTATGATAGGTCTTCAATTTGGGTATGCAGGAATGTACATAATTAGCCTTGTTTCGTTGAAGCGAGGATTTAGTCATTGGATTTTGGTGGTTTATCGGCATGTTGTTGCTTCTCTCGTTTTCTGCCCCTTCGCATATTTTCTTGAAAA GAAAATAAGGCCTAGGATGACAAAATCcatatttctcaagataatGTTGCTTGCTTTCCTAGA GCCAGTGCTGGACCAAAACTTGTACTACCTGGGAATGCAGTATACATCTGCAACATTTGCATCGGCCACCGTCAACGTTTTGCCCGCCATCACCTTCATTATGGCTGTCGCTTTCAG GTTGGAGAGGGTGAACCTGAAAAAAGTGCAGAGTTTAGCAAAGGTGATAGGCACATTAATAACAGTGATGGGAGCAATGGTGATGACTCTATACAAGGGGCCGATCGTGGACATCCTGTGGTACTCTCACGGCGGCGGGCAGCAGAAGGCGGCGGCGGGCAGCGAGCAGCACTGGGTGAGCGGCACTATAATGCTGCTGTCGTGTATCGTGGGATGGTCTGCCTTCTTCATCGTGCAGAAGAAGACGCTGGAGGAGTATCCGGCAGAGTTGTCGTTGGCATCGCTGGTGTGCGTGATGGGAGTGGTGGAGGGTGGAATTGCGGCTGTCATAATGGAACGCCGCAAGAGCGCCTGGGCTATCGGCTTTGATTCTAGGCTTCTTGCTGCTGCGTATTCTGGGATTGTGTGCTCAGGAATCGCATACTACATGCAGAGTGTGGTGAATAAGGCGCGAGGGCCCGTTTTTGTGACTGCCTTCAGCCCTCTCAGCATGATCATCACCGCCGTCCTCGGAGCCGTTGTTCTCGCCGAGCAGCTTCATCTTGGAAG CTTGATTGGAGCGGGCATCATAGTGGTTGGGCTTTACTCGGTGGTTTGGGGTAAGAGCAGAGAGAGGTCGTCTGCTGATTTAGACAACAAACTAACCAAAGCGTCGTCGTCTCATGAGGAATTGCCTGTGTCGGTGTCGGACAATGTTCATCATCAAACAAATCCCAATATGCTATCACCACCTTCCGTCTAA